Proteins found in one Erythrobacter sp. KY5 genomic segment:
- a CDS encoding ABC transporter ATP-binding protein — protein MTPDNAAALHHDAKAMSRPLAIEARGLVKSFDGTRAVDGVDLSVPEGAIYGVLGPNGAGKTTTLRMLLGIIDPDEGIRRVFGHDRPHDIGRLIGYLPEERGLYPAMKAIEAIAFMGALRGLSLAEGRKRGMELLERHQLLHAAERTIKQLSKGMAQTVQLLGTLVHRPRLVVLDEPFSGLDAINQGKLEGMIRNLAEDGVTVIFSTHVIHHAERLCEGVAIIAGGKVPYAGSVETARDRIPAQVRLETRARDGAWTAALPDDARREGDFFYFSLPETGVEPLLRQLIEGDAGILSLSIERAGLHDAFVAIAGEAAARQLEADAQGARS, from the coding sequence ATGACGCCAGACAATGCAGCAGCGCTCCACCATGACGCCAAAGCAATGTCTCGTCCTCTCGCAATCGAAGCCCGCGGTCTCGTCAAGAGTTTTGACGGCACGCGCGCAGTCGACGGTGTCGATCTCTCCGTGCCCGAAGGCGCCATTTATGGCGTACTTGGCCCCAACGGAGCAGGCAAGACGACCACGCTTCGCATGCTCCTTGGCATTATCGACCCGGACGAAGGCATTCGCCGTGTCTTCGGACACGACAGGCCGCACGATATCGGTCGCCTTATCGGTTACTTGCCGGAAGAGCGCGGCCTCTACCCCGCGATGAAAGCCATCGAGGCGATTGCCTTCATGGGCGCGCTGCGCGGACTTTCACTTGCCGAAGGGCGCAAACGAGGAATGGAGTTGCTGGAACGCCACCAGCTGCTCCACGCGGCAGAGCGAACGATCAAACAGCTCTCGAAAGGCATGGCGCAAACCGTACAATTGCTTGGTACGCTGGTCCATCGCCCACGTCTTGTGGTGCTGGACGAACCGTTCTCGGGGCTCGATGCGATCAATCAGGGCAAGCTTGAAGGCATGATCCGCAACCTCGCCGAAGATGGCGTAACGGTGATCTTTTCGACCCACGTAATCCACCATGCAGAACGTTTGTGCGAAGGCGTTGCCATCATCGCGGGCGGCAAGGTGCCTTATGCGGGCAGCGTCGAGACGGCACGCGACCGCATTCCGGCTCAGGTCAGGCTTGAGACCCGCGCACGCGATGGCGCATGGACCGCCGCGCTGCCCGATGACGCGCGCCGAGAAGGCGATTTCTTCTATTTCTCGCTGCCCGAGACCGGCGTCGAGCCACTCCTGCGCCAGCTCATCGAAGGTGACGCGGGTATCCTGTCACTCTCGATCGAGCGCGCGGGCCTTCATGATGCCTTTGTCGCCATCGCCGGCGAAGCGGCAGCGCGCCAGCTCGAAGCCGATGCACAAGGAGCCCGCTCATGA
- a CDS encoding CaiB/BaiF CoA-transferase family protein: MIRAGDNRPMLEGIKVIDLTSVVFGPYATQILADHGAEVTKIEAPGGDVYRYSARAAQTPGLAPGFIALNRGKKSVVLDLKDAAHVDRLRKMLSEADVFIHNIRKAAIERLGFGYEAVKALNPEIIYVHCVGFASGGPYDGLQAYDDVIQAATGATSLLPRVDGDNRPRYLPSLIADKVAGLHAAYATQAAIIHRLRTGKGQHVEVPMFEAFASFMLKEHLDAKTFDPPNGDAGYSRQVDPDRQPFQTSDGWISIVPYVPQHFPYVIGLLGDPEMASEERFKDVRAIMSAGPELYQRIGELTKAKTTNECLSILREANIPCMPVTDLDDVIDDPHLHDSGFFERSEHPTEGALFQMRDPIRYGDWSAGPLPHAPLLGEHDEEV, encoded by the coding sequence ATGATTCGCGCCGGTGACAACAGGCCGATGCTCGAAGGCATCAAGGTCATTGACCTGACCAGCGTCGTTTTCGGCCCGTATGCCACGCAGATTCTTGCCGATCACGGGGCGGAGGTGACCAAGATCGAAGCGCCGGGCGGCGATGTCTACCGATACAGCGCCAGAGCGGCCCAAACTCCGGGGTTGGCCCCCGGCTTCATCGCTTTGAATCGCGGCAAAAAGTCCGTGGTGCTCGACCTGAAGGACGCGGCCCACGTTGATCGCCTGCGCAAGATGCTGAGCGAAGCGGATGTCTTCATTCACAACATACGCAAGGCTGCAATTGAGCGACTGGGCTTCGGCTACGAAGCGGTCAAGGCCTTGAATCCCGAGATCATCTACGTTCACTGCGTCGGCTTTGCCTCGGGTGGTCCCTATGATGGATTGCAGGCTTATGACGACGTCATTCAGGCAGCCACCGGTGCGACATCTCTGCTGCCACGCGTCGATGGTGACAATCGCCCTCGTTACCTGCCCTCGCTGATCGCTGACAAAGTTGCGGGGCTGCACGCAGCCTATGCGACGCAAGCAGCCATCATCCACCGCCTGCGAACCGGCAAGGGTCAGCATGTCGAGGTGCCGATGTTCGAAGCTTTCGCGAGCTTCATGTTGAAAGAGCACCTTGATGCGAAGACATTCGATCCGCCCAATGGCGATGCTGGATATTCGCGCCAGGTCGATCCCGATCGTCAACCGTTCCAGACCAGTGATGGCTGGATCAGCATCGTGCCTTACGTGCCGCAACACTTCCCTTACGTGATCGGCCTCCTGGGCGATCCCGAGATGGCGAGCGAGGAGCGCTTTAAAGATGTGAGAGCCATCATGTCAGCGGGGCCAGAACTGTACCAGCGCATCGGTGAGCTGACGAAAGCCAAGACCACGAACGAGTGCCTCTCGATCCTGCGGGAGGCCAACATTCCCTGTATGCCGGTGACCGACCTCGATGACGTGATCGACGACCCGCACTTGCACGACAGCGGCTTTTTCGAACGCAGCGAACACCCCACTGAGGGTGCGTTGTTCCAGATGCGCGATCCCATCCGGTACGGCGACTGGTCAGCAGGCCCGCTCCCTCACGCGCCGTTGCTGGGCGAGCATGACGAAGAGGTCTAG
- the queG gene encoding tRNA epoxyqueuosine(34) reductase QueG: MVNSAATFNLTERIQEKAASLGFAACGFASAREDPVRAQRLEQWLGEGNHGSMEWMETRLHHRRSPQGLWPEARSVIALGMSYAPAHDPMALTAHPDRARISIYAQGKDYHDVVKKRLKALARWLVAEERGAEVKVFVDTAPVMEKPLGEAAGIGWQGKHTNLVSPDHGSWLFLGAIYTTLELDAAQPHRDQCGSCRACLDACPTDAFPQPYKLDARRCISYLTIEHRGPVEEEFREALGNRIYGCDDCLAVCPWNKFASQANAAREFLPRAELTAPRLADFLCLDDAGFRSLFSGSPIKRIGRDRFVRNCLYAAGNSGDARLLAQVNALASDPDPAIADAASWAARRLGTVR; encoded by the coding sequence GTGGTTAACAGCGCGGCAACCTTTAACTTAACAGAGCGCATCCAGGAGAAGGCGGCAAGCCTCGGCTTCGCAGCTTGTGGGTTTGCCAGTGCGCGCGAAGATCCTGTGCGGGCACAGCGGCTTGAGCAATGGCTGGGCGAAGGCAATCACGGATCGATGGAGTGGATGGAAACCCGCCTCCATCACCGCCGTTCCCCGCAGGGGCTGTGGCCAGAAGCACGCAGCGTGATTGCGCTCGGCATGAGCTATGCGCCCGCACATGACCCGATGGCGCTGACAGCGCACCCGGACCGAGCGCGGATCTCGATCTATGCGCAAGGCAAGGATTATCACGACGTCGTGAAGAAGCGCCTGAAAGCTCTGGCGCGCTGGCTCGTTGCGGAAGAGAGGGGGGCCGAGGTCAAGGTTTTTGTCGACACTGCCCCGGTGATGGAAAAGCCGCTGGGCGAGGCGGCAGGGATCGGTTGGCAAGGCAAACACACCAATCTTGTCAGCCCCGATCACGGCAGCTGGCTGTTTCTCGGTGCGATCTACACGACGCTTGAGCTGGACGCAGCGCAGCCTCATCGCGACCAATGCGGATCGTGCCGCGCTTGTCTCGATGCCTGCCCGACCGATGCATTCCCGCAACCCTACAAGCTCGATGCTCGCCGTTGCATTTCCTACCTCACCATCGAGCACAGAGGCCCCGTTGAAGAGGAATTTCGCGAAGCGCTGGGCAACCGGATCTATGGCTGCGACGATTGCCTGGCTGTGTGCCCCTGGAACAAGTTCGCAAGCCAGGCGAATGCAGCGCGAGAATTTCTTCCAAGAGCGGAGTTGACCGCGCCAAGGTTGGCGGATTTTCTCTGTCTTGATGATGCCGGTTTCCGCTCGCTGTTCTCCGGCTCTCCGATCAAGCGGATCGGTCGGGACCGTTTCGTGCGAAACTGTCTTTATGCGGCGGGCAACAGCGGCGATGCCCGCTTGCTGGCGCAGGTGAATGCGCTCGCATCAGACCCGGACCCCGCGATTGCCGATGCTGCAAGCTGGGCGGCTCGGCGGCTGGGAACCGTGCGCTAG
- a CDS encoding ABC transporter permease, which yields MSVHDQASIDARPRLSRLEAAWVIARRDFVAVLFSRAFLFFLIGPLFPVIVGGLAGAVGGQVARDAVVIEVGLAMSESDNAAMIEARDSLAPQLGGAVPILREVPEAVADPAFDAREFMEARRGNYAAIVTGTPASPEVVGTERQLRRWQGPVELIAAQVTSATPLTIPRSSSQAVASSAASERSNRIRTAQAAQMVMFLLTMLLAGMVLSNLAEEKGNKIIEILAAAIPMDAVFMGKLFAMLGVSFVGIAVWGMVGWGFWALAEDAIQTVTQTDFSNLPGPAVGWPLFLALGIIYFSMAYLLLGAMFLTIGAMANTVREVQTMSMPVTMMQLMVFFLAAYTITQPGTALEMFAIIFPLSSPFAMLARAALDPALWPHAAALAWQALAVVLLVKGGSLWFRKRVMKSGGAGREKKKRGWLGSREKAPAALEPAE from the coding sequence ATGAGCGTTCACGACCAGGCATCCATCGACGCGCGCCCGCGTCTCTCACGGCTCGAAGCCGCGTGGGTGATTGCGCGCCGCGACTTTGTCGCCGTGCTGTTCAGCCGCGCTTTCTTGTTCTTCCTCATCGGTCCGCTGTTTCCGGTGATCGTGGGCGGTCTCGCAGGCGCGGTCGGCGGTCAGGTGGCCCGCGATGCAGTGGTGATCGAAGTGGGACTGGCGATGTCGGAAAGCGACAATGCCGCCATGATCGAGGCTCGCGACAGCCTTGCACCGCAACTGGGCGGTGCGGTCCCGATCCTTCGCGAAGTGCCCGAGGCGGTTGCCGATCCGGCCTTCGACGCGCGCGAATTCATGGAAGCCCGCAGGGGCAATTACGCCGCTATCGTGACCGGAACGCCGGCCTCGCCCGAAGTGGTCGGAACCGAACGCCAGCTGCGCCGCTGGCAGGGGCCGGTTGAACTGATCGCCGCGCAGGTCACATCGGCAACCCCGCTCACAATTCCGCGATCGAGCAGTCAGGCCGTTGCATCCAGCGCCGCTAGCGAGCGCTCCAACCGCATCCGAACAGCGCAGGCAGCGCAGATGGTGATGTTCCTTCTGACCATGCTGCTTGCAGGAATGGTTCTGTCAAACCTTGCAGAGGAGAAGGGCAACAAGATCATCGAAATCCTCGCCGCAGCCATTCCGATGGATGCGGTGTTCATGGGCAAGCTGTTCGCGATGTTGGGCGTGTCCTTCGTCGGGATCGCCGTGTGGGGCATGGTCGGTTGGGGTTTCTGGGCTCTCGCCGAAGACGCGATCCAGACCGTGACACAGACCGACTTCAGCAACCTGCCGGGCCCTGCGGTTGGCTGGCCGCTCTTCCTTGCGTTGGGCATCATCTATTTTTCGATGGCTTACCTTTTGCTCGGCGCGATGTTCCTGACGATCGGAGCCATGGCGAACACGGTGCGCGAAGTGCAGACCATGTCGATGCCGGTCACGATGATGCAGCTGATGGTGTTCTTCCTCGCGGCCTACACGATAACTCAGCCGGGGACCGCGCTGGAGATGTTTGCGATTATCTTCCCGCTCTCCTCACCATTTGCAATGCTGGCACGTGCCGCACTCGACCCGGCGCTCTGGCCCCACGCTGCCGCGCTGGCGTGGCAGGCGCTCGCGGTTGTTCTGCTCGTCAAAGGGGGCTCCCTTTGGTTCCGCAAGCGCGTGATGAAATCGGGCGGAGCTGGACGCGAAAAGAAAAAGCGCGGCTGGTTGGGTAGCAGAGAAAAAGCACCCGCAGCGCTTGAACCGGCAGAATAG
- a CDS encoding NAD-glutamate dehydrogenase domain-containing protein — MSAKPSGATKPAPATKRKAPPKALVKQVQKHLASAILPGDTPLDGEAMEEAAEFLLTTAHIRQPARSALKLQSDTSERRLRIAIVNDDMPFLVDSIAATITAHGLSIDQLIHPVVAVERNEAGELTGLTSAGGKGSPESLIYIETPRVDARQRRELLADIKLTLGDVRAAVSDWPKIQAAMQADAEAISDKDSESAAFLKWLNSGMLTQLGHVVRTRSGEQTNALGICRKSASEILADTSFDRAFEWFDARGSDGTPRQLLVIKANRLSNVHRRTPLDLFIVPQREGGEVTALSIHAGVWTSAGLATQPSGVPILRKSLSDIIQALGFDPQGHAGKALVHAFTTLPHDLLTGFRPSDIKRLATAMMSLVDRPRPRVVLVQAALERHVFAFVWLPRDFLSTGVRLQIQDLLTKSTGVDMLSWSLEVEGSTLAMLQFLLDSRSTGRMPDAEKIESELIDLLKGWNEAVEAHLADADESSRVAAIAQRYAGAFPGTYRARYGAGEAALDIIELRAIATGDNPDARSCRLYTLDHDPVGDLRLKIYHTTGEMALSDAVPALENFGFRVLAEMPTRLDDGKLGTIHEFTLDLPPGTEVGDLLDRRDTIETAIAEVLNGQSEDDPFNRLVVATGLSAQHAIWLRAIYRYLRQTGMGFTIYTVVDALQRAPGVTQAMIDLFAARHDPDFEGDREAAIAAAVSNFQRGLYKVSAINDDRLLRLYRAVIDAVLRTNAFAQASDEALAFKIDSSLVPNLPKPVPWREIFVYSRRVEGIHLRSGSVARGGLRWSDRRDDFRTEILGLMKAQKVKNAVIVPSGAKGGFYPKQLPSPAIDRDAWAAEGQASYEVFIRTLLSVTDNIVDGKVVHPEGVHVLDGEDPYFVVAADKGTARFSDIANGIAENAGFWLDDAFASGGSNGYDHKAMGITARGAWVSVQRHFLEMGIDVQKDSVTVAGCGDMSGDVFGNGMLLSKAIKLVAAFDHRHIFIDPDPDPATSWKERKRMFELPRSSWEDYNPDLISKGGGVYSRDLKRIKLSKKARDLLGIEEKDIEPDALISAILKAKIDLLWFGGIGTYIKAESENHIQVGDPSNDALRVDAREVGARVIGEGANLGITQAGRIAYSLAGGRINTDFIDNSAGVDCSDNEVNIKIALAAARRDGDLTEAKRNNLLAKMTDEVADIVLEDNRLQALALSIAESGGPGATSSYIRLIEQLSEMGALDRRNEGLADAESYARRAADGRGLTRPELAVLLSSAKLALQDAIEASGLPDDPILESNLIAMFPGPMQKKFAGHIKDHRLRRELIATDLSNRIVNRLGLIHAFELPEEEGVGLADVAAAFVVVERLFDLKLLWRDIDAQAMSETARIILLDRLAAAVGNLMSDVLRTGAGRVEASAMIDALKAGVRKLADRRADLLAGETRERSEALRSHFVEEGAPEALANRVADLFDYDGSIGLASLALKTGIDPTVLTRAFTDIGTRIGLDWAQATAAHMTPSDIWERLLVDGLARDFQHMRLEFLAKLMRRKGGKDDPQGAIADWAERNKDAVTQFRAMVARAQSRPPVAPAVLAQIASQARNLLER, encoded by the coding sequence ATGAGCGCAAAACCCTCAGGCGCAACCAAACCCGCACCCGCAACCAAGCGGAAAGCCCCTCCCAAAGCGCTGGTCAAGCAGGTGCAGAAGCATCTTGCCTCCGCGATCCTGCCCGGCGACACACCGCTTGACGGTGAAGCGATGGAGGAAGCTGCGGAGTTCCTGCTTACAACCGCTCATATCCGCCAACCGGCGCGGTCCGCGCTAAAGCTGCAATCCGACACGTCCGAGCGGCGCCTTCGCATCGCCATCGTCAATGACGACATGCCGTTCCTGGTGGATTCGATTGCGGCGACGATCACCGCGCACGGGCTCAGCATCGATCAACTGATTCACCCGGTCGTGGCAGTAGAGCGCAACGAGGCTGGCGAGCTTACGGGATTGACCTCGGCAGGTGGAAAGGGATCGCCTGAAAGCCTGATCTACATCGAAACGCCTCGTGTCGATGCACGTCAACGCCGCGAGCTTCTTGCCGACATCAAGCTGACGCTGGGTGATGTGCGCGCGGCGGTAAGCGACTGGCCGAAGATACAGGCCGCGATGCAAGCTGATGCGGAAGCGATTTCGGATAAGGATTCTGAAAGCGCGGCCTTTCTCAAATGGCTCAATTCCGGCATGCTTACCCAGCTTGGCCATGTCGTCCGCACACGCTCTGGCGAACAGACCAATGCGCTCGGGATCTGTCGCAAGAGCGCGAGCGAAATCCTTGCCGATACTTCGTTCGACCGGGCGTTCGAATGGTTCGATGCGCGAGGTTCGGATGGCACGCCGCGCCAATTGCTCGTCATCAAGGCGAACCGTCTTTCCAACGTGCACCGCCGCACTCCGCTTGATCTTTTCATCGTGCCACAACGCGAAGGCGGCGAGGTAACGGCTCTCTCGATCCATGCCGGCGTCTGGACAAGCGCCGGGCTCGCAACGCAGCCAAGCGGAGTTCCGATCCTGCGCAAGTCGCTGAGTGACATAATCCAGGCGCTCGGCTTCGACCCGCAGGGCCACGCTGGCAAAGCGCTCGTGCACGCCTTCACGACATTGCCGCATGACCTTCTGACCGGTTTCAGGCCAAGCGATATCAAGCGCCTGGCAACCGCGATGATGAGCCTCGTCGATCGACCGCGCCCGCGCGTTGTTCTCGTGCAGGCCGCGCTTGAGCGGCACGTCTTTGCTTTCGTATGGCTTCCGCGTGATTTTCTCTCGACCGGTGTGCGTCTCCAGATCCAGGACCTGCTCACCAAGTCCACCGGTGTCGACATGCTCAGCTGGAGCCTCGAGGTTGAAGGCTCGACGCTGGCGATGCTTCAATTCCTGCTCGATTCGCGTTCAACCGGCCGGATGCCAGACGCCGAGAAGATCGAGAGCGAACTTATCGACCTCCTCAAAGGCTGGAACGAGGCGGTTGAGGCTCATCTGGCCGATGCCGATGAGAGCTCGAGAGTCGCAGCAATCGCCCAGCGTTATGCCGGAGCCTTTCCGGGCACGTATCGCGCCCGCTACGGAGCCGGCGAAGCTGCACTCGACATCATCGAATTGCGCGCAATCGCAACTGGCGACAATCCCGATGCACGGTCCTGCCGCTTGTATACCCTTGATCACGATCCGGTCGGCGATCTGCGGCTCAAGATCTATCACACGACCGGCGAAATGGCGTTGTCCGATGCGGTCCCGGCGCTTGAAAACTTCGGCTTCCGCGTTCTCGCTGAGATGCCCACACGGCTTGATGACGGCAAGCTCGGCACAATTCACGAATTCACGCTCGATCTTCCGCCCGGAACCGAGGTTGGCGACCTGCTGGACCGGCGCGACACCATCGAGACCGCAATCGCAGAAGTGCTCAACGGACAGTCAGAAGACGATCCTTTCAACCGTCTCGTGGTCGCCACCGGGCTGAGCGCGCAGCACGCGATCTGGCTTCGGGCGATCTATCGCTATCTCCGCCAGACGGGGATGGGCTTCACGATTTACACCGTAGTCGACGCTCTTCAGCGTGCGCCGGGTGTTACGCAGGCAATGATCGACCTGTTCGCCGCCCGCCATGACCCTGATTTCGAAGGCGATCGTGAAGCTGCGATTGCAGCGGCGGTCAGCAATTTCCAGCGCGGCCTCTACAAGGTCAGCGCGATCAACGACGATCGTCTGCTGCGCCTCTATCGCGCTGTCATCGACGCGGTTTTGCGTACCAACGCCTTTGCTCAAGCGTCGGACGAAGCGCTCGCTTTCAAAATTGATTCCTCGCTCGTTCCCAACCTGCCCAAGCCGGTGCCGTGGCGCGAAATATTCGTCTATTCACGGCGTGTCGAAGGCATTCACCTTCGCTCGGGCTCCGTGGCTCGCGGCGGACTTCGCTGGTCCGACAGGCGTGATGATTTCCGCACCGAAATCCTCGGCCTGATGAAAGCGCAGAAGGTGAAGAACGCCGTCATCGTGCCGAGCGGCGCGAAGGGCGGCTTTTACCCCAAGCAACTGCCATCACCGGCGATCGACCGCGATGCCTGGGCCGCTGAAGGTCAGGCGAGCTACGAAGTGTTCATCCGCACGCTGCTGTCTGTCACTGACAACATCGTGGATGGGAAGGTGGTGCACCCCGAAGGCGTCCATGTTCTCGATGGCGAAGACCCCTATTTCGTGGTCGCCGCCGACAAAGGCACCGCGCGTTTCTCCGACATTGCCAACGGCATTGCAGAGAACGCCGGTTTCTGGCTGGACGACGCCTTCGCGAGCGGTGGTTCCAACGGTTACGATCACAAGGCGATGGGCATCACCGCGCGCGGCGCGTGGGTCAGCGTGCAGCGGCACTTCCTTGAGATGGGCATCGACGTCCAGAAAGACAGCGTCACGGTTGCGGGCTGCGGCGACATGTCGGGCGACGTGTTCGGCAACGGCATGCTCCTGTCCAAGGCGATCAAGCTGGTTGCAGCCTTCGACCACCGTCACATTTTCATCGACCCCGATCCGGATCCGGCAACCAGCTGGAAAGAGCGTAAGCGCATGTTCGAACTGCCACGCTCGAGCTGGGAGGATTACAATCCCGATCTCATCTCGAAGGGAGGCGGCGTCTATTCGCGCGATCTCAAACGGATCAAATTGTCCAAGAAAGCGCGTGACCTGCTCGGCATCGAGGAAAAGGACATCGAGCCCGACGCCCTGATCAGCGCGATCCTCAAAGCGAAGATCGACCTGCTATGGTTCGGCGGCATCGGCACTTATATCAAGGCTGAGAGCGAGAACCACATTCAGGTCGGCGACCCTTCGAATGACGCCTTGCGCGTTGATGCGCGCGAAGTTGGCGCGAGAGTGATCGGTGAGGGCGCGAATCTCGGTATCACGCAGGCCGGGCGCATCGCCTATTCGCTTGCCGGAGGGCGGATCAACACCGACTTTATCGACAATTCGGCAGGGGTCGATTGCTCGGATAATGAGGTGAACATCAAGATCGCACTCGCCGCCGCACGGCGCGACGGCGACCTGACCGAGGCAAAGCGCAACAACCTGCTCGCCAAGATGACCGACGAGGTTGCCGACATCGTGCTCGAAGACAATCGGCTTCAGGCGCTGGCCCTTTCGATCGCCGAAAGCGGCGGGCCTGGGGCGACGTCGTCATACATTAGACTGATCGAGCAATTGAGCGAGATGGGAGCGCTCGACCGGCGCAATGAAGGGCTCGCCGATGCCGAGAGCTATGCTCGCCGCGCTGCTGACGGGCGGGGTCTGACACGGCCAGAACTCGCGGTGCTGCTGTCTTCTGCAAAGCTCGCATTGCAGGACGCCATCGAAGCAAGCGGTCTTCCCGATGATCCCATTCTGGAAAGCAACCTGATCGCGATGTTCCCCGGCCCGATGCAGAAGAAGTTTGCCGGACATATCAAGGATCACCGCCTGCGGCGCGAGCTTATCGCGACAGACCTGTCGAACCGCATCGTGAACCGGCTGGGTCTGATCCACGCGTTTGAACTACCCGAGGAAGAGGGTGTCGGCCTCGCCGATGTGGCGGCAGCCTTCGTGGTTGTTGAGCGCCTGTTTGATCTCAAGTTGCTTTGGCGAGACATCGACGCCCAAGCAATGAGCGAAACCGCTCGCATTATCCTTTTGGACCGTCTCGCTGCTGCGGTCGGCAACCTCATGTCCGACGTGCTGCGCACCGGCGCTGGGCGAGTGGAAGCGAGCGCTATGATCGATGCGCTCAAGGCAGGCGTGCGCAAGCTTGCCGACCGCCGCGCAGACCTTCTCGCTGGCGAAACACGAGAGCGCTCGGAAGCGTTGCGCTCTCATTTCGTGGAAGAAGGCGCCCCTGAAGCTCTCGCCAACCGGGTGGCTGACCTGTTTGATTACGACGGCTCGATCGGCCTTGCGAGCCTGGCGCTGAAAACCGGCATTGACCCGACTGTCCTGACCCGAGCCTTCACCGATATTGGCACGCGCATCGGCCTCGACTGGGCACAGGCGACTGCTGCGCACATGACGCCTTCCGATATCTGGGAGCGCTTGCTGGTTGATGGTCTCGCGCGCGATTTCCAGCATATGCGTCTGGAGTTCCTCGCAAAGCTCATGCGGCGCAAGGGCGGTAAAGACGACCCGCAAGGTGCCATCGCCGACTGGGCCGAACGCAACAAGGATGCCGTGACGCAATTCCGCGCTATGGTAGCGCGCGCCCAGTCGCGCCCGCCTGTCGCCCCTGCGGTGCTTGCGCAGATCGCAAGTCAGGCTCGCAACCTCCTTGAACGGTGA
- a CDS encoding NAD(P)/FAD-dependent oxidoreductase — MNATGTTSADVVIVGTGHGGAQAAIALRQQGHESSILMIGRDAEPPYERPPLSKEYLAGDKSFERMMIRPEKFWADKDIELRLGCGVSEIDWMRHEVTLSDGAKIAYRKLIWAGGGDPRRIDVPGASLKNIFCVRDKRDADAMMTALETGAKRAVVIGGGYIGLEAAAVLRKLGCEVTLLEMQDRVLARVAGEELSRFYEDEHRRQGVDIRLSQRISEILGEEGKVTGVQLENGEQLACDMVVVGIGIVPAVAPLIAAGAAGANGVDVDMYCRTTLDDIYAIGDCAAHANPFAESAVIRLESVQNANDMANTVARAIMGDKQPYHALPWFWSNQYDLKLQTAGLSLGYDATVVRGDPADRKFSVVYLKEGRPIAFDCVNAMKDYVQGRKLLERGIDKVDPALLADTDIQLKELI, encoded by the coding sequence ATGAACGCAACTGGTACCACTTCGGCCGATGTCGTTATCGTCGGCACCGGACATGGCGGCGCGCAAGCTGCCATTGCGCTGCGCCAGCAAGGGCACGAAAGCTCGATCCTGATGATCGGGCGCGATGCCGAGCCGCCTTACGAGCGACCGCCGTTGTCGAAAGAGTATCTGGCCGGAGACAAGAGCTTCGAGCGCATGATGATCCGCCCGGAAAAGTTCTGGGCTGACAAAGACATAGAGCTTCGCCTTGGCTGCGGGGTCAGCGAGATCGACTGGATGCGCCACGAAGTGACGCTCTCCGACGGCGCGAAGATCGCTTACAGGAAGCTTATCTGGGCCGGGGGCGGCGACCCGCGCCGGATCGACGTTCCGGGCGCCAGCCTCAAGAATATCTTCTGCGTGCGCGACAAGCGCGATGCCGACGCCATGATGACAGCCCTCGAAACCGGTGCAAAGCGTGCGGTGGTGATCGGGGGAGGCTATATCGGCCTTGAAGCCGCTGCCGTTCTCAGAAAACTCGGTTGCGAGGTCACCTTGCTCGAAATGCAGGACCGGGTACTCGCCCGGGTCGCCGGCGAAGAGCTTTCGCGGTTCTACGAAGATGAGCATCGCCGTCAGGGTGTCGATATCCGGCTGTCCCAGCGAATCTCGGAAATCCTTGGCGAAGAAGGCAAAGTGACCGGCGTTCAACTGGAAAACGGCGAACAGCTCGCCTGTGATATGGTGGTGGTCGGCATCGGGATCGTGCCAGCCGTGGCACCGCTCATCGCAGCAGGCGCGGCGGGCGCAAACGGTGTGGATGTCGACATGTACTGTCGCACGACGCTCGATGATATCTATGCGATCGGCGATTGCGCGGCTCACGCCAATCCGTTTGCCGAGAGCGCGGTCATCCGGCTTGAATCCGTGCAGAACGCAAATGACATGGCAAACACCGTCGCGCGCGCGATCATGGGCGACAAACAGCCCTATCACGCGCTGCCCTGGTTCTGGTCGAATCAGTACGACCTCAAGCTCCAGACCGCGGGTCTCAGTCTCGGTTACGATGCCACAGTGGTGCGCGGCGACCCGGCGGATCGCAAGTTCAGCGTGGTCTACCTCAAGGAAGGCCGCCCGATCGCTTTCGACTGCGTCAACGCGATGAAGGACTACGTACAGGGCCGCAAGCTGCTGGAACGAGGCATCGACAAGGTCGACCCGGCGCTGCTGGCCGACACGGATATCCAGCTCAAGGAACTGATATAG